The following are encoded together in the Streptomyces flavofungini genome:
- a CDS encoding VOC family protein: MTEARWPADRRAQGARHTPGTPCWVSLMAHDLAATQEFYAALFDWTYEPGPQQLGPYVRAMLDGCEVAGIGQLPADRHLPIAWTPYLASDDADEAAEMVRHCGGTVGVGPLDAGEAGRMAIASDPAGAVFGIWQASLHLGATVAGVPGTPTWNELLTRETEEVAKFYRTLFGYTEKAATSPGLDYLTLRLHDVPVASVRGVGQELPDDRGAHWMTYFEAADVDASAEHAAELGGHVLTPAQDGRYGRIATVADPEGAIFTLIRSAHPRATG; this comes from the coding sequence ATGACCGAGGCACGGTGGCCGGCCGACAGACGCGCCCAGGGCGCGCGGCACACACCCGGCACGCCCTGCTGGGTGAGCCTGATGGCGCACGACCTGGCTGCGACCCAGGAGTTCTACGCGGCGCTTTTCGACTGGACCTACGAGCCCGGGCCGCAGCAGCTCGGCCCGTATGTGCGGGCGATGCTCGACGGCTGCGAGGTGGCGGGAATCGGACAACTGCCGGCCGACCGCCACCTGCCCATCGCGTGGACCCCGTACCTGGCGTCGGACGACGCGGACGAGGCCGCCGAGATGGTGCGGCACTGCGGCGGCACGGTCGGCGTGGGGCCACTCGACGCGGGCGAGGCCGGGCGCATGGCGATCGCGTCGGACCCGGCGGGGGCGGTGTTCGGCATCTGGCAGGCGTCGCTGCACCTGGGTGCGACGGTCGCGGGCGTACCGGGCACGCCGACCTGGAACGAACTCCTCACACGCGAGACCGAAGAGGTCGCGAAGTTCTACCGGACGCTGTTCGGCTACACCGAAAAGGCCGCCACCAGCCCCGGGTTGGACTATCTGACCCTGCGCCTCCACGACGTCCCGGTGGCGTCCGTGCGCGGTGTCGGGCAGGAACTGCCGGACGACCGGGGCGCGCACTGGATGACGTACTTCGAAGCGGCGGACGTGGACGCGTCGGCGGAACATGCGGCCGAGCTCGGCGGCCATGTGCTCACGCCCGCACAGGACGGCCGGTACGGGCGGATCGCGACGGTCGCCGACCCCGAGGGCGCGATCTTCACGCTCATCCGCTCCGCGCATCCGCGCGCGACCGGCTGA
- a CDS encoding thymidine kinase: protein MPELVFFSGTMDCGKSTLALQIEHNRSARGLQGMIFARNDRAGEGKLSSRLGLVTEAIEVADDLDIYAYLVDHLSRGARADYVIADEAQFLAPEQIDQLARVVDDLGVDVFAFGITTDFRSKLFPGSQRLVELADRVEVLQVEALCWCGARATHNARTSGGRMVVEGAQIVVGDVNQAADEVGYEVLCRRHYRRRMTAASARAGALSPDVLPVDTLERP, encoded by the coding sequence ATGCCTGAGCTGGTGTTCTTCTCCGGAACGATGGACTGCGGGAAGAGCACCCTCGCGCTGCAGATCGAGCACAACCGCTCGGCACGCGGCCTGCAGGGCATGATCTTCGCGCGCAACGACCGCGCGGGGGAGGGCAAGCTCTCCTCGCGGCTCGGCCTGGTCACGGAGGCCATCGAGGTGGCCGACGACCTCGACATCTACGCCTACCTCGTCGACCACCTCTCGCGCGGCGCCCGTGCCGACTACGTGATCGCCGACGAGGCGCAGTTCCTCGCGCCCGAGCAGATCGACCAGCTCGCGCGCGTGGTCGACGATCTGGGCGTGGACGTCTTCGCGTTCGGCATCACGACCGACTTCCGCTCCAAGCTGTTCCCGGGCTCCCAGCGCCTGGTCGAACTCGCGGACCGCGTCGAGGTCCTCCAGGTCGAGGCCCTGTGCTGGTGCGGCGCCCGCGCCACCCACAACGCCCGCACCAGCGGCGGCCGGATGGTCGTCGAGGGAGCCCAGATCGTCGTCGGCGACGTCAACCAGGCGGCCGACGAAGTGGGCTACGAGGTGCTGTGCCGCCGTCACTACCGGCGCCGCATGACGGCGGCCTCCGCGCGCGCGGGCGCGCTGTCGCCCGACGTGCTGCCCGTCGACACCCTGGAGCGCCCCTAG
- a CDS encoding alkaline phosphatase family protein, whose amino-acid sequence MAHPSPAPAPDGGRSAPAPAATAWDDIQPLALDSAPVPAYGTGSLADVLPTLVAHQEVDGFAPLIPELAPADRNCVFLIDGLGWEQLRAHPAEAPFLTSLLGSSRGGTGRPITAGFPATTATSLASVGTGLPPGAHGLPGYTVRNPDSGELMNQLRWKPWSDPHAWQPYPTVFQRAHDAGIHTAQVSSPTFEHTPLTRIALSGGTFRGRLSGEDRMDLAAEQLAAADRTLVYTYYAEVDGKGHRFGVDSDAWRGQLMYVDRLVQRLAEQLPPRSALYVTADHGMLDIPFDDASRIDFDEDWELRAGVALLGGEGRARHVYAVPGAEADVLAVWREVLGEQFWVASRDEAIAAGWFGPRVDERVHGRIGDVVAAAHADVLITASQREPRESAMVGNHGSMTPAEQLVPLLEVRS is encoded by the coding sequence ATGGCCCACCCGTCTCCCGCCCCCGCCCCGGACGGAGGGCGTTCCGCGCCCGCCCCTGCCGCCACCGCCTGGGACGACATCCAGCCGCTCGCCCTCGACTCCGCACCCGTGCCCGCGTACGGCACGGGATCGCTCGCCGACGTCCTGCCCACCCTGGTCGCCCACCAGGAAGTGGACGGCTTCGCCCCGCTCATCCCCGAGCTGGCCCCCGCCGACCGGAACTGCGTCTTCCTCATCGACGGCCTCGGCTGGGAGCAGCTGCGCGCGCACCCCGCCGAAGCACCCTTCCTGACCTCGCTGCTCGGCTCCTCGCGCGGCGGCACCGGCCGCCCCATCACCGCGGGCTTCCCCGCCACCACGGCGACTTCCCTGGCCTCCGTGGGCACCGGTCTGCCGCCCGGCGCCCACGGCCTGCCCGGGTACACGGTGCGCAACCCCGACAGCGGCGAGCTGATGAACCAGCTCCGCTGGAAGCCCTGGTCCGACCCGCACGCCTGGCAGCCGTACCCGACGGTCTTCCAGCGCGCCCACGACGCGGGCATCCACACCGCCCAGGTGTCCTCGCCGACCTTCGAGCACACCCCGCTCACCAGGATCGCCCTCAGCGGCGGCACCTTCCGCGGCCGCCTCTCCGGCGAGGACCGCATGGACCTCGCCGCCGAGCAGCTGGCCGCCGCGGACCGGACGCTGGTCTACACGTACTACGCCGAAGTCGACGGCAAGGGCCACCGCTTCGGCGTCGACTCCGACGCCTGGCGCGGCCAGCTCATGTACGTGGACCGACTCGTCCAGCGCCTCGCCGAGCAGCTCCCGCCGCGCAGCGCCCTGTACGTCACCGCCGACCACGGCATGCTCGACATCCCCTTCGACGACGCCTCCCGCATCGACTTCGACGAGGACTGGGAGCTGCGCGCCGGAGTCGCCCTGCTCGGCGGCGAGGGCCGCGCCCGGCACGTCTACGCAGTGCCCGGAGCCGAGGCCGACGTCCTCGCCGTCTGGCGCGAGGTGCTCGGCGAGCAGTTCTGGGTGGCGAGCAGGGACGAGGCGATCGCGGCCGGCTGGTTCGGTCCGCGCGTCGACGAACGCGTCCACGGGCGCATCGGGGACGTCGTCGCCGCCGCCCACGCCGACGTCCTCATCACCGCCTCCCAGCGGGAGCCGAGGGAGTCCGCGATGGTCGGCAACCACGGCTCGATGACCCCCGCCGAACAACTCGTACCGCTCCTCGAAGTACGCTCCTAG
- a CDS encoding DUF5998 family protein, translating to MAKTGTTTQGLRAAIERSGYYPALVAEAVEAAIGGETIGSYLVHQETTFDANEVRRHVTVLVLTDTRFIVSHTDEQAADSTSPTPYATTSTESVKIGRISSVVVSRVVANPEKYVPGSLPREVVLTIGWGAVSRIDLEPAACGDPNCEADHGYTGSSTADDLSLRVSEAGDGPDTVRQTLAFAQALSEATAAGTDTSR from the coding sequence ATGGCAAAGACCGGTACGACGACCCAGGGGCTGCGCGCGGCGATCGAGCGCAGCGGCTACTACCCGGCCCTCGTGGCCGAGGCGGTGGAAGCCGCGATCGGCGGCGAGACCATCGGGTCGTATCTGGTCCACCAGGAGACCACGTTCGACGCGAACGAGGTCCGCCGCCATGTGACGGTGCTCGTCCTCACGGACACCCGTTTCATCGTCAGCCACACCGACGAGCAGGCGGCCGACTCCACATCCCCGACGCCGTACGCCACCACCTCCACCGAGTCCGTGAAGATCGGCCGGATCTCGTCCGTGGTCGTCAGCCGCGTCGTCGCCAACCCGGAGAAGTACGTCCCCGGATCCCTGCCCCGCGAGGTCGTCCTGACCATCGGCTGGGGCGCCGTGTCCCGCATCGACCTGGAGCCCGCCGCCTGCGGCGACCCCAACTGCGAGGCCGACCACGGCTACACCGGCAGCTCCACCGCCGACGACCTGAGCCTGCGGGTCAGCGAAGCCGGCGACGGCCCCGACACCGTCCGCCAGACCCTCGCCTTCGCCCAGGCCCTCTCCGAGGCCACCGCGGCCGGCACGGACACCAGCCGCTGA